From Clavelina lepadiformis chromosome 9, kaClaLepa1.1, whole genome shotgun sequence, the proteins below share one genomic window:
- the LOC143471357 gene encoding coagulation factor XI-like: protein MAVYIHDEFQSREAALNDVALIRLKTCVKTDGTFVRAACLPRRASQFLTGEECVVTGWGASNYTQYVNQYPPCLQKAKVIIQQYRTCHTAYGDDYDPHVMMCASGECTDTCQGDSGGPLMCFDGEKTVLWGITSWGVKCGFSAKPGVYTRLSRYIRWLYMVMELQPKINKHPVCPKPRF from the exons ATGGCCGTCTATATACATGATGAATTTCAGTCGAGAGAAGCTGCGCTAAACGACGTTGCCTTGATAAGGCTGAAGACTTGTGTGAAAACCGACGG GACGTTTGTTCGCGCCGCCTGTTTGCCGAGAAGGGCAAGCCAGTTCCTGACAGGGGAGGAGTGCGTGGTAACTGGCTGGGGAGCTTCAAATTACACGCAGT ATGTCAACCAATATCCTCCTTGCTTGCAGAAGGCAAAGGTGATTATTCAACAATATCGAACTTGTCATACTGCGTACGGTGACGACTACGATCCTCATGTTATGATGTGCGCTTCG GGAGAATGTACAGATACGTGCCAAGGAGACAGCGGAGGTCCTCTGATGTGTTTTGATGGTGAAAAAACGGTGTTGTGGGGCATTACAAGCTGGGGTGTCAAATGTGGATTTTCCGCAAAGCCCGGCGTGTACACTCGCCTATCTCGCTATATCAGGTGGCTGTACATGGTAATGGAACTGCAGccaaaaatcaacaaacacCCAGTTTGTCCGAAACCAAGATTTTAA